A window of Notolabrus celidotus isolate fNotCel1 chromosome 11, fNotCel1.pri, whole genome shotgun sequence contains these coding sequences:
- the LOC117821554 gene encoding NACHT, LRR and PYD domains-containing protein 3-like: MSVSGENEEARSESSPPTCPSLKSDHSKDVPLAFSNELGPSDLSPKIRFGEKDGPRRTDSPVSTCLSLKSDHSKDVPLAFNNEPGLFQTKERKRTGECIKDELPCCGLCKEVLRHPQTTSCGHCICKQCIALNWEECNSPGNPPCPDCGKRCRKNPRLQTPGRNRIEEGTGSLQEVLDTHKISLSRRCEFAVEGNAEAGTRTHLNRIYTELYITEGQCEGVNVQHEVWQLETISKNETLHETPIKCHDIFKVLPGQKGSIRVVMTNGIAGIGKTFSVQKFTLDWAEGLENQDISLVILLSFRELNLIRDEQYCLLRLLHDFHPALHMVTAQRLAFCKVLFIFDGLDESRLLLDFQNHEIVSDVNQQSSVNVLLTNLIKGNLLPSALLWITSRPAAADQIPPSHIDRMTEVRGFTDTQKEEYFRKRFNDESVSSRMISHIKASRSLYIMCHIPVFCWITATVLQHMWTTDQKELPKTLTEMYLHFLLVQTKRNTQKYNEEHEIIQQEQMQTKVLHQEQMQTEDIQQEQMQTDKDVLLKLGRLAFENLEMGNMMFYQEDLERCGLDVRAALVFSGLCTEIFKRECVLFQKMIYCFVHLSIQEFLAAVYMINCYLNKDIKVLATFLGEDWDRNGNEPGLDTFLSRVVDKSLSSENGHLDLFVRFLHGLLLDSNHHLLKGLVGWTASNPESIQKAIHNLKKMNAYDISPDRSINIFHCLMEMNDHSVHQDIQEYLQSGNRSEKKLTKTHCSALAYMLQMSDEVLDVLDLKKYNSSGDGRRRLLPAVRNCRCARLACSGLSEWHCEVLSSALASNPSHLRELDLSENDYLLDSGVKLLSVGLKSPNCRLEILSLKSCSLSESCADSLASALKSTSSCLRELDLSNNNYLKDSGVQLLSAGLESPHCRLETLKLSCCRLSEISCAHLASAMKSNPSHMKEVDLSKNKIKDGGVILLCEALQTPQCKLTYLRIDRCGLTEDCCTSLASALMSNPSSLRELELSNNDLQDSGVKLLCVGLESPHCRLKALRLRGCWLSDICCASLASALKPNYSSLKELDLGDNDVQDSGINMLSAGLENAHCTLETLRLIHCQITDEGCAFLAAALKSNPSHLRELDLRKNNLQESGVKLLSEVLKSPHYQLETLRMEETEF, from the exons ATGAGCGTTAGTGGGGAGAATGAGGAAGCCAGATCTGAGTCTTCACCGCCCACCTGTCCATCACTGAAGAGTGACCACTCTAAAGATGTTCCTCTCGCCTTCAGTAATGAACTGGGACCATCTGACTTAAG tcCAAAGATAAGGTTTGGTGAAAAAGACGGGCCAAGAAGAACAGACTCTCCAgtgtccacctgtctgtccctgAAGAGTGACCACTCCAAAGATGTTCCTCTTGCCTTCAATAATGAACCTGGACTTTTTCAAACAAA agaaaggaaaaggaCTGGTGAATGTATCAAGGATGAGCTGCCATGTTGTGGTTTGTGTAAGGAGGTCCTGAGACATCCACAAACTACCAGCTGTGGACACTGCATCTGCAAGCAGTGTATTGCTTTAAACTGGGAGGAATGCAACTCACCAGGAAATCCTCCTTGTCCTGATTGTGGAAAAAGATGCAGGAAGAATCCTAGACTGCAAACACCTGGTCGAAATAGAATTGAAGAAG GCACTGGTAGTCTGCAGGAGGTTTTAGACACTCATAAGATTAGTCTCAGCCGAAGATGTGAATTTGCAGTAGAAGGCAATGCTGAAGCAGGAACTCGCACCCATCTGAACAGGATCTACACTGAGCTGTACATCACTGAAGGACAGTGTGAAGGAGTTAATGTCCAACATGAAGTGTGGCAACTTGAGACTATATCTAAAAACGAGACCCTGCATGAAACTCCAATCAAATGCCATGACATCTTTAAAGTCTTACCTGGCCAAAAGGGATCAATCAGAGTAGTTATGACAAACGGAATTGCCGGCATCGGCAAAACCTTCTCAGTGCAGAAGTTCACTCTTGACTGGGCTGAGGGTCTTGAGAATCAAGACATCAGCCTTGTGATTCTGCTTTCTTTCAGGGAGCTGAACTTGATCAGAGATGAGCAGTACTGTCTCTTGAGGCTGCTTCATGATTTCCATCCCGCACTACACATGGTCACAGCACAAAGGCTTGCTTTCTGCAAAGTTTTGTTCATCTTTGATGGTTTGGATGAAAGCAGGCTTTTGTTGGATTTCCAGAACCATGAGATAGTGTCTGATGTTAACCAGCAGTCGTCAGTCAATGTGCTCTTGACTAACCTTATCAAGGGGAATCTTCTTCCTTCAGCTCTGTTGTGGATAACTTCCAGACCTGCCGCAGCTGATCAGATCCCTCCCTCCCACATTGATAGGATGACAGAGGTAAGAGGATTTACTGACACTCAGAAAGAGGAGTACTTCAGGAAGAGATTCAATGATGAATCTGTGTCCAGCAGAATGATCTCACATATCAAGGCATCTAGGAGCCTATATATCATGTGTCACATACCAGTTTTCTGTTGGATCACTGCCACAGTCCTGCAGCACATGTGGACTACAGACCAAAAAGAGCTGCCCAAGACTCTGACTGAGATGTACTTACATTTCCTGCTGGTTCAGACAAAGAGGAATACACAGAAGTATAACGAGGAGCATGAAATCATTCAACAAGAGCAGATGCAGACTAAAGTCCTCCATCAAGAGCAGATGCAGACAGAAGACATCCAACAGGAGCAGATGCAGACTGATAAGGATGTCCTGCTGAAGTTGGGAAGACTTGCATTTGAAAATCTGGAAATGGGGAATATGATGTTCTATCAGGAGGACTTGGAGCGATGTGGTCTTGATGTCAGAGCAGCCTTAGTTTTCTCTGGATTGTGCACAGAAATCTTCAAAAGAGAGTGTGTACTCTTTCAGAAAATGATTTACTGCTTTGTTCATTTAAGTATTCAGGAGTTTCTTGCTGCTGTCTACATGATCAACTGTTATCTGAACAAGGATATAAAAGTGCTGGCAACTTTCTTGGGAGAAGACTGGGATAGAAATGGCAACGAGCCAGGTCTGGATACCTTTCTCAGTAGAGTTGTTGACAAATCTCTAAGCAGTGAAAATGGCCACCTGGACCTCTTTGTTCGCTTCCTTCATGGCCTGCTATTGGACTCCAACCACCATCTCTTAAAAGGTCTGGTAGGCTGGACAGCGAGCAATCCAGAGAGCATCCAGAAAGCGATACACAACCTGAAGAAGATGAATGCTTATGATATCTCTCCTGACAGAAGCATCAACATCTTCCACTGTCTGATGGAGATGAATGACCACTCAGTGCATCAGGATATTCAAGAGTACCTGCAGTCAGGGAACAGATCAGAGAAAAAACTTACAAAGACACATTGCTCTGCTCTTGCCTACATGCTGCAGATGTCAGATGAGGTTCTTGATGTTTTGGACCTGAAGAAATATAACTCATCAGGTGACGGAAGGCGGAGATTGCTCCCAGCTGTTAGAAACTGCAGATGTGCTAG ACTTGCTTGCAGTGGACTCTCAGAGTGGCATTGTGAAGTTCTGTCCTCAGCTCTTGCGTCCAACCCTTCTCATCTGCGAGAGCTGGATCTGAGTGAAAACGACTATCTGCTCGATTCAGGAGTGAAGCTGTTGTCTGTTGGGCTAAAGAGTCCAAACTGTAGACTGGAGATTTTAAG CTTgaagagctgcagtttgtcaGAAAGTTGTGCTGATTCTCTGGCATCAGCACTTAAGTCCACCTCTTCTTGTCTGAGAGAGCTAGACTTGAGTAACAACAACTACCTCAAGGATTCAGGGGTCCAGCTTCTGTCTGCTGGACTGGAGAGTCCACACTGTCGACTGGAAACTCTAAA ATTAAGTTGCTGCAGACTGTCAGAAATCAGCTGTGCACATCTGGCCTCAGCTATGAAGTCCAACCCCTCACACATGAAAGAGGTAGATCTGAGTAAGAATAAGATTAAGGATGGAGGAGTCATTCTGTTGTGTGAAGCATTGCAGACTCCTCAATGTAAGCTGACGTATCTGAG GATTGATCGATGTGGGCTTACAGAGGACTGCTGTACGTCTTTGGCCTCGGCTCTCATGTCCAACCCCTCCAGTTTGAGAGAGTTGGAGCTGAGTAATAATgatctgcaggattcaggagtgaaacTGCTATGTGTGGGTCTGGAGAGTCCTCATTGTAGACTGAAAGCTCTGAG attgagGGGCTGCTGGTTGTCAGACATttgctgtgcttctctggcctcagcttTAAAGCCTAACTACTCCAGTCTTAAAGAGCTTGACCTAGGTGACAATGATGTACAAGATTCAGGGATAAACATGCTGTCAGCCGGCCTAGAGAATGCACATTGTACACTGGAGACCCTGAG attgataCACTGTCAAATCACGGATGAAGGCTGTGCTTTTCTGGCAGCAGCTCTGAAATCCAACCCATCCCATCTGCGGGAACTGGACCTGAGGAAAAACAACCTGCAGGAATCAGGTGTAAAGCTGTTGTCTGAGGTCCTGAAGAGTCCACACTAtcaactggagactctcag AATGGAAGAAACGGAGTTCTAA
- the samhd1 gene encoding deoxynucleoside triphosphate triphosphohydrolase SAMHD1: MENRKRPFGAVSTPDDSFKTPEKRVSVVRLQDYDYMQWGVDETCRYLRREGLEEWEDAFKAQKVTGVSLRLLNDEDLEKIGIKCLGDRQKILHSLRKLRQKVAELNKVFNDPIHGHVELHPLLIKIIDTPQFQRLRNLKQLGGAYFVFPGASHNRFEHSIGVGHLAGRLVQALNERQPELLISCRDILCVQIAGLCHDLGHGPFSHLFDGKFIPRARPGINWKHETASLAMFDYLVEDNNLRPVMEQHGLVLPEDLDFIKEQIAGPLDNKPAQGKWRYKGRPEDKSFLYEIVANKRNGIDVDKWDYFARDCYHLGIQNNFDHRRFLKFARVCDVDGQKHICTRDKEVGNLYDMFHTRNCLHRRAYQHKVGNIIEMMITEAFLKADKHIQVEGSKGKMFTLSTAIDDMVAYTKLTDHVFEQILNSSSSELAEARQILHNIVCRRLYKCLGQTQADKPIIVSQDKIHSWEADLATSIPENNPPDICLQPEDFVVNVINLDYGMKEKNPINNVQFYCKDDPDKAIRIRKNQVSKLLPEKFAEQLIRVHFKKTDERSLEAAKKQFVQWCMDNNFSKPQNGDIIAPELTPLKASWANNNEGEDGEGCSSREVPNPSRNGQKGRKTLTY, from the exons ATGGAGAACAGGAAACGACCGTTCGGGGCAGTTTCGACCCCTGATGACAGCTTCAAAACGCCGGAGAAGAGAGTGTCAGTGGTCCGGCTGCAGGACTATGACTACATGCAATGGGGTGTGGATGAAACTTGTCGGTACCTACGACGAGAAGGTCTTGAAGAATGGGAAGATGCATTTAAAG CACAAAAAGTCACTGGTGTCAGCCTGAGGCTTCTCAACGATGAGGATTTGGAGAAGATTGGGATCAA gtgTCTTGGGGACCGGCAGAAGATCCTACACAGCCTCAGGAAGCTGCGGCAGAAAGTAGCAGAGCTAAACAAG GTCTTTAATGATCCCATCCATGGGCATGTGGAGCTCCACCCTCTTCTCATCAAAATCATTGACACACCTCAGTTCCAGAGATTACGAAACCTCAAGCAGCTTGGAGGCGCCTACTTTGTTTTCCCTGGAGCGTCTCACAACCGCTTTGAACACTCCATTGG GGTGGGTCATTTGGCGGGGAGACTTGTTCAAGCTCTGAATGAGAGGCAGCCAGAGCTACTCATCTCATGCAGAGACATCCTGTGTGTACAGATTGCAGGGCTCTGCCATGACTTGG GACATGGGCCATTTTCCCATTTGTTTGATGGGAAGTTCATCCCCAGGGCACGTCCTGGAATAAACTGGAAG catgAGACCGCCTCTCTGGCAATGTTTGACTACCTTGTGGAGGACAATAACCTGAGACCGGTGATGGAGCAGCATGGCTTGGTGCTACCTGAAGACCTGGACTTTATCAAGGAGCAGATTGCTGGACCGCTGGACAATAAACCAGCTCAAGGCAAG TGGCGTTATAAAGGGCGTCCAGAAGACAAGTCCTTCCTCTATGAAATTGTGGCCAACAAAAGAAATGGTATAGATGTAGACAAGTGGGACTACTTTGCCAG GGACTGCTACCATCTGGGAATCCAGAACAATTTTGACCACCGCCGCTtcctgaagtttgccagagttTGTGATGTGGATGGTCAAAAGCACATCTGCACGAGAGACAAG GAGGTGGGCAATCTCTATGACATGTTCCACACGAGGAACTGTCTCCACAGGAGAGCCTACCAGCACAAAGTGGGCAACATCATAGAGATGAT gATCACTGAGGCTTTCCTAAAAGCAGACAAGCACATCCAGGTGGAAGGCTCAAAAGGGAAGATGTTCACTCTCTCCACAGCCATAGATGACATGGTGGCCTACACCAAGCTCACAG ATCATGTGTTTGAGCAAatactcaactcctcctcctctgagctgGCTGAAGCGAGGCAGATTCTACACAACATCGTCTGTCGACGCCTCTACAAGTGTCTGGGCCAAACCCAAGCAGATAAACCCATAATCGTcagccag GATAAAATTCACAGCTGGGAGGCAGATTTAGCGACGTCCATCCCTGAGAACAACCCCCCGGATATCTGTCTGCAGCCAGAGGACTTTGTAGTCAAT GTTATTAACTTGGACTATGGGATGAAGGAAAAGAACCCCATCAACAATGTGCAATTCTACTGCAAGGATGACCCGGACAAAGCCATCAGGATTCGCAAGAACCAG GTGTCTAAACTTCTCCCTGAGAAGTTTGCAGAGCAGCTGATCAGGGTCCACTTCAAGAAGACTGATGAAAGGAGTCTGGAGGCCGCCAAGAAGCAATTTGTCCAGTGGTGCATGGACAATAACTTCTCAAAGCCACAG AATGGGGACATAATAGCTCCCGAGCTGACTCCTCTGAAAGCAAGCTGGGCAAACAACAATGAAGGGGAGGACGGTGAAGGTTGCAGCTCCAGGGAAGTCCCCAATCCCAGCCGGAACGGACAAAAGGGACGCAAAACTCTAACTTActaa